From Paralcaligenes sp. KSB-10:
CCGTCGAGTGGCGCAGATTGTGGCGTTGACGCGCCCAAAGAGAAAAATCCAGTTTGTGTTTCGGGAGCTTATCGACTGAAAGACCGGGATGCCTTAGTGCCTTGATGCAAACCCATCATTGCCCGTGACAGACGGCTTGCGGTGGAGAGGATGGTTTCTTTATGCTGGTTCAGGACTTCCTCGGTCAACCTTGATAGAGGGCCCGATATGCAAATTGCACCTAGCAGCACCCAATTCGTGCTATATACGGGCGCCGAAATGCTGGACACTTGCGGATCTCGTTCACCCAACGACAGCATGTAACCGGCTCGCCGTATCGACTCATACGGTTCGCCGGCCTCACCAGAAAACGCCAGGATCACCCTACCGGGGCTCCCAAGCTCCAACGGCAGCCCTGCCCCAGCCCGGACATGATGGCGAATGGATTGCGGGCCCTCCACGCGCGCCACACAAATCCGTTGGCCTCCTTCCCTCACATAAAAGGCGACACTTTCTCCAGTAGTGATAGAAAGTTCACGCAGCACAGGTTCTACCAGGTCATGCACACTGAATGTTGCCTGATAACAAGCACCCAGCCAGCCCGCCGCATGCGCCAGCCGCCATGTGCCGTCAGCTCGTTGAGAAAGGTAGCCGTCCATTGCCAGCGTTCTTGCCAGGCGTAGCGCGGTGGAGGGGTGCTGTTCGGTGCGGCGGCTCAATTCTGCCAACGACAGATGCGCATCCTCCATGCCAAAGGCTTGGAGGATGCGCATCGCTTTGCGTACAGCCTCTACCCCACCTTGTTGCTCAGGATTGGTGCCGCTGCTTTTTTTTTGATTTTTCATTGATTGGAATACATGTCGCAGTACGAGATGACATTGTATTAGATGAAATTCGAATAGACAATGCGGGTGCTCGA
This genomic window contains:
- a CDS encoding IclR family transcriptional regulator, with translation MKNQKKSSGTNPEQQGGVEAVRKAMRILQAFGMEDAHLSLAELSRRTEQHPSTALRLARTLAMDGYLSQRADGTWRLAHAAGWLGACYQATFSVHDLVEPVLRELSITTGESVAFYVREGGQRICVARVEGPQSIRHHVRAGAGLPLELGSPGRVILAFSGEAGEPYESIRRAGYMLSLGERDPQVSSISAPVYSTNWVLLGAICISGPLSRLTEEVLNQHKETILSTASRLSRAMMGLHQGTKASRSFSR